The proteins below come from a single Roseiflexus sp. RS-1 genomic window:
- a CDS encoding ABC transporter ATP-binding protein, with the protein MPDYVIETSGLRKVYGAKVAVADLTLQVPRGEVFAFLGPNGAGKSTAVKMLLGLVKPTSGTAQVLGAAPADPRAMARIGFLPEHFRFHEWLQAAEFLDLHARLSGMSADARRRRIPDVLALVGLSEHARRPLADFSKGMLQRIGLAQALIHDPELVFLDEPTSALDPFGRMLVRGIIRDLRARGTTVFLNSHLLGEVEMTCDRAAFIRAGRVLRTLNLHESAAGRVRVALRVAGASNGLIESLSVFCADGQAPHETSPGIIELEVASEDVLPQIAERIIASGARLYALTPQRVSLEQLFLDIVGRDDSGQ; encoded by the coding sequence ATGCCTGACTATGTGATCGAAACAAGCGGTCTGCGCAAGGTGTACGGCGCAAAAGTCGCCGTTGCCGACCTGACGCTTCAGGTGCCGCGCGGCGAGGTGTTTGCCTTCCTGGGACCGAACGGCGCCGGCAAGAGCACGGCGGTCAAGATGCTGCTGGGGTTGGTGAAGCCAACGAGCGGCACGGCGCAGGTACTGGGCGCCGCTCCCGCCGACCCGCGTGCGATGGCGCGGATCGGCTTTCTGCCGGAGCACTTCCGGTTTCACGAATGGTTACAGGCTGCTGAGTTTCTCGACCTGCACGCACGCCTGAGCGGGATGTCGGCTGACGCGCGGCGGCGGCGCATTCCCGATGTGCTGGCGCTCGTCGGCTTGTCTGAGCATGCGCGGCGTCCGCTCGCCGATTTCTCCAAAGGCATGCTTCAGCGCATCGGTCTGGCACAGGCGCTGATTCACGATCCGGAACTGGTGTTTCTCGATGAGCCGACCTCGGCGCTCGACCCGTTCGGGCGAATGCTGGTGCGCGGCATTATCCGCGATCTGCGCGCGCGCGGCACGACAGTCTTCCTCAACTCCCATCTGCTCGGCGAGGTCGAAATGACCTGTGACCGGGCGGCATTCATCCGCGCGGGGCGGGTGCTCCGCACCCTGAACCTGCACGAATCGGCAGCAGGTAGAGTGCGAGTTGCGTTGCGTGTGGCAGGAGCATCGAACGGGCTGATCGAGTCACTGAGTGTGTTCTGCGCTGATGGACAGGCGCCACATGAGACATCTCCCGGCATAATCGAACTGGAAGTCGCCAGTGAGGATGTGTTGCCGCAGATTGCGGAGCGAATCATTGCCAGCGGTGCGCGCCTCTATGCCCTGACCCCCCAGCGTGTCTCCCTCGAACAACTCTTCCTCGACATCGTTGGTCGCGATGACAGCGGTCAATGA